The sequence TAGGTTGCACCTCTGTCGGTGCACGCGATACAATTGCAATCAGCCGATATAATTGTCAACTATTATTAGAAATCAAGCGATATGAATCAGACAGTGGGGCGCCGCCTGACCCACAAGTTGGTCAGAAGGTTCAAATCAACGTTTCATATCGTggtgtagatgtactgtactaaCAATGACACAATAACGCGAGTTCACATTTCCAGCATGCCGACACCCAGACCTCCCTTGCCCGCCATAGGAAGCAAAATGGTAATTGGTAAATAATAAGTGAGCATTGCATTGGCACAGCTGGCTAGCTTTACTGACATTGCTAGCCCGTGGTCGCGTTGCTAGCCATCGGGCCCGTTGCAGGTCTACACAGGTGCGTTCATTGCAAGGCTACTTACGGTTGCTTTGCAAGCCCGCGGGCGCGTCGCTGGTCGGGTGCGTTCCAGTGGTCTTCATTGCTTCATAACTTCTGGGTGTATTATAACGGATACTTAACGGAACAGATTAGCATAATTTGTTcagattatttgattatttattgGCTTCTACTTTTATAGAATTGTTTTACAAATCCCAAATCACTATTGCAGGGCTgaccaactctgttcctggagctaccaccctgtaggttttcgctccaaacCCAGTAATAACTAACGTGATTCAACTCATCAACCAGTTAGTTAGGAGCGCTAGATAAGGGTTTGAGCAAAAACCTACACTCCCATTCAAACCCAGAGTCCTATACTGAATTTCCCCAGACTTCCAAGACAAGATTTGGAAGGATGGCCACGCGAGGCTAGTGTTTAACATATAACCACATGCTGGTGGTGTTCCTGCCTGATTACCTTGAAGACGTTGCATTTTATCAACTGGTGGTTGTGCTCCATGTCATCTATTGTCGGGCATTACATTCCTatatcatatgatgtggttagctgatatgttaaaCACCTATCCAAGCTTTGTGAGATCTGACAGACGTTTGCAATGTAGTCAGGCAGGAATGGCACCCATATGATATAGCGGAGCGGTATAGCAATCTAATACCCGACTGCACAGTTGATGACGTGACATGCAAATGACGTGCTATGCAACTATTGGTTAATGCAATGCATTATCTGCAATTTGGTCAGGGCCTGGAACATGACCCTCAACTAGCTGAATCAGGTATGGTaggttagggttggactgaatacccacaggatggtagatctccaggaagagtgtTAGGTAGATCTGTTGTAACCTATGTGAGTACTAGGTTGTATTTATTGGTGCGGACCATAGCAGAATTCCCCTTTTCAATGGAAAACTAAAAACAAGCCTTTCTTATAGGACAAGTTCAGTTAGTCCCTTGcagtttcagtccattttcatTCTCTTTGGTGCCTATTAAATACGAGCCTGTACTGCCTCCTACCAAGTCCCAGGCTTTTGTGGGCACACTGCCCCACAACGACTAATTTGCTCTTCTATAGTTTCAGTTTAGTTTTTGTGTAGAGAGTAGTCTCGTGCATTGGTCGTTGACCGATGGCCGACCCAGATCAAAAGGAATAATGTGATGGACTGGTCGTGGGCTCCCATCTCATCTGTGTGTAGTGTCTTTAGATTGGATTGTTACCCTGGTCACAGCAAGACTCTTTATTGCCACACAATCAGAGTTGGTGGTCATTTCTTTTGGTACAGCATGATAGGTAAAAACTCTCACAAAGTTTTAGTTTGAATTTATTAGTAGACAAGTAGAACATTTTAAGGCGCAGTGTGAATTGCATTGACTCTTGAATTCCAAGAGACAAAATAATATAGAACAGCAAAAGTACATGAAAAAAACAGACAttaggttgggctgaggctggagctggaggttgggctgaggctggaggttggactgaggctggagctggaggttgggctgaggctggaggttgggctgaggcaggagctggaggttgggctgaggctagAGCTGGAGGTTGGCCTgaggctggaggttgggctgaggctggagctggaggttgggctgaggctggagctggaggttgggctgaggcaggaggttgggctgaggctggagctggaggttgggctgaggctggagctggaggttgggctgaggctggagctggaggttgggctgaggctggagctggaggttgggctgaggctggagctggaggttggactggagctggaggttgggctgaggctggaggttgggctgaggctggagctggaggttgggctgaggctggagctggaggatgggctgaggatggaggttgggctgaggctggagctggaggttgggctgacgctggagctggaggttgggctgaggctggaggtggaggttgggctgaggctggagctggaggttggactggagctggaggttgggctgaggctggaggttgggctgaggctggagctggaggatgggctgaggctggagctggaggttgggctgaggctggaggttgggctgaagcaggaggttgggctgaggatggaggttgggctgaggcaggTGGTTGGGCTGAGGCAGGTGGTTGGGCTGAGGGTGGAGGTGTGGCTGAGGGTGGAGGTGTGGCTGAGggtggaggttgggctgagggtggaggttgggctgaggcaggaggttgggctgaggctggagctggaggttgggctgacgCTGGAGcgggaggttgggctgaggctggaggtgtagattgggctgaggctggagctggaggttggaCTGGAGCTGGCGGTTGGGCTGAGTctggagctggaggttgggctgagactggagctggaggttgggctgaggctggaggttgggctgaggctggagctggaggttgggctgaggctggagctggaggttgggctgaggctggaggttggactgaggctggagctggaggttgggctgaggctggaggttgggctgaggcaggagctggaggttgggctgaggctagAGCTGGAGGtagaggttgggctgaggctggagctggaggttgggctgaggctggaggttgggctgaggctggagctgtagtttgggctgaggctggaggttgggatgaggctggagctggaggttgggctgaagctggagctggaggttggcctgaggctggaggttgggctgaggctggagctggaggttggactggagctggaggttgggctgaggctggaggttgggctgaggctggagctggaggttgggctgaggctggagctggaggatgggctgaggatggaggttgggatgaggctggagctggaggttgggctgaagctggagctggaggttggcctgaggctggaggttgggctgaggctggagctggaggttgggctgaggctggagctggaggttgggctgaggctggagctggaggttggactggagctggaggttgggctgaggctggaggttgggctgaggctggagctggaggttgggctgaggctggagctggaggatGGGCTGAGGATGGAAGTTGGGCTGAGACTGGAGGTTGTGCTGACgctggagctggaggttgggctgaggctggaggtggaggttgggctgaggctggagctggaggttggactggagctggaggttgggctgaggctggaggttgggctgaggctggagctggaggttgggctgaggctggagctggaggatgggctgaggatggaggttgggctgaggctggagctggaagTTGGGCTGACGCTGGAGCTGGAGGTAGGGCTGAGGCTGGAggtggaggttgggctgaggctggagctggaggttggactggagctggaggttgggctgaggctggaggttgggctgaggctggagctggaggatgggctgaggctggagctggaggttgggctgaggctggaggttgggctgaggctggaggttgggctgaagcaggaggttgggctgaggatggaggtggggctgaggcaggtGGTTGGGTTGAGGCAGGTGGTTGGGCTGAGGGTGGAGGTGTGGCTGAGggtggaggttgggctgaggcaggaggttgggctgagggtggaggttgggctgaggcaggaggttgggctgaggctggagctggaggttgggctgacgctggagctggaggttgggctgaggctggaggtgtagattgggctgaggctggagctggaggttggaCTGGAGCTGgcggttgggctgaggctggagctggaggttgggctgaggctggagctggaggttgggctgaggctggaggttgggctgaggctggagctggaggttgggctgaggcaggaggttgggctgaggctggagctggaggttgggctgaggctggagctggaggttgggctggggctggaggttgggctgaggctggagctggaggttgggctgaggctggagctggagatTGGGcagaggctggagctggaggttggactggagctggaggttgggctgaggctggaggttgggctgaggctggagctggaggttgggctgaggctggaggttgggctgaggctggagctggaggttgggctgaggctggaggttgggctgaggcaggTGGTTGGGCTGAGGcaggaggttgggctgaggctggaggttgGGCTAAGGCTGGAGCTGGAGATTGGGTTGAGGCTGGAGCTGGCGATTGGActggagctggaggttgggctgaggctggaggttgggctgaggctggagctggaggttgggctgaggcaggAGGTTGGGCTTTtgctggagctggaggttgggctggggctggaggttgggctgaggctggagctggaggttgggctgaggctggagctggagatTGGGcagaggctggagctggaggttggactggagctggaggttgggctgaggctggaggttgggctgatgctggagctggaggttgggctgaggctggaggttgggctgaggcaggTGGTTGGGCTGAGGCAGGTGGTTGGGCTGAGGCAGGAGGTTGGGCTGAGACTGGAGGTTGGGCTAAGGCTGGAGCTGGAGATTGGgttgaggctggagctggagattggactggagctggaggttgggctgagactggaggttgggctgaggctggagctggaggttgggctgagactggagctggaggttgggctgaggctggagctggaggatGGGCTGAGggtggaggttgggctgaggcaggaggttgggctgaggctggagattgggttgaggctggagctggagtgtggactgaggctggagctggaggttgggctgaggctggaggttgggctgagcctggagctggaggttgggctgaggctggagctggaggatgggctgaggctggagctggaggttggtctggagctggaggttgggctgaggctggagctggaggatgggctgaggctggagctggaggttgggctgaggctggaggttgggctgaggcaggaggttgggctgaggcaggaggttgggctgagggtggaggttgggctgaggatggaggttgggctgaggcaggTGGTTGGGCTGAGGCAGGTGGTTGGGCTGAGGGTGAAGGTGTGGCTGAGGGTGGAGGTGTGGCTGAGggtggaggttgggctgagggtggaggttgggctgaggcaggaggttgggctgagggtggaggttgggctgagggcggaggttgggctgaggctggagctgaaggttgggctgaggctggaggttgggctgaggcaggagctggaggttgggctgaggctggaggttgggctgaggctggagctggaggttgggctgaggctggagctggaggatgggctgaggctggagctggaggttggtctggagctggaggttgggctgaggctggagttt is a genomic window of Salmo trutta chromosome 10, fSalTru1.1, whole genome shotgun sequence containing:
- the LOC115200832 gene encoding uncharacterized serine-rich protein C215.13-like; its protein translation is SSLSPTSSSSLSPTSSSRLSPTSSSILSPTSSLSPTSSFSPNSSSSLSPTSSLSPTSSISPTSSLSPTSSSSLSPTASLSPTSSSSLSPTASLSPTSSSSFSPNSSSSLSPTSSLSPTSSISPTSSSSPTSSSSLSPTSSSSLSPSSSSSLSPTSSSSLSPTASSSPTSSSSLSPTFTSILSPTSSSSVSPTSSSSLSPTSSLSPTSSSTLSPTSSSSLSPTSSLSPTSSLSPNSSSSLSPTSSLSPTSSSSLSPTSSSSLSPTSRLSPTSSLSPTSSSSLSPTSSSSLSPNSSLSPTSSLSPTSSISPTSSLSPTSSSSLSPTSTSTLSPTSSSSLSPTSSLSPTSSSSLSPNSSSSLSPTSSLSPTSSSSLSPTSSSILSPTSSSSLSPTSSLSPTSSSSLSPTSSLSPTSSSSPTSSSSLCPISSSSLSPTSSSSLSPTSSPSPTSSSSLSPTSSSSLSPTSCLSPTSSSSLSPTSSLSPTSSSSLSPTSSSSPSSSSLSPSSSSSLSPTSSLSPTSSSSPTSSSSLSPTSTSSLSPTSSSSVSPTSSSSLSPTSILSPSSSSSLSPTSSSSLSPTSSLSPTSSSSPTSSSSLSPTSTSSLSPTSSSSVSTTSSLSPTSILSPSSSSSLSPTSSSSLSPTSSLSPTSSSSPTSSSSLSPTSSSSLSPTSSSSLSPTSSLRPTSSSSFSPTSSSSLIPTSILSPSSSSSLSPTSSSSLSPTSSLSPTSSSSPTSSSSLSPTSSLRPTSSSSFSPTSSSSPSSSSLSPTSSLSPTSSSSPTSSSSLSPTSTSSLSPTSSSSVSPTSSSSLSPTSILSPSSSSSLSPTSSSSLSPTSSLSPTSSSSPTSSSSLSPTSSSSLSPTSSSSLSPTS